In Argonema galeatum A003/A1, one DNA window encodes the following:
- a CDS encoding type II toxin-antitoxin system HigB family toxin, translated as MIWQNLDELRQDFASADLVVNLTVFNIGGNNYRLITLVDYEKQKVFIRHVLTHAEYDKEDWKNDDWYT; from the coding sequence ATGATTTGGCAGAACCTTGATGAGTTACGCCAAGACTTTGCATCAGCAGATTTAGTTGTTAATCTAACGGTTTTTAACATCGGCGGTAATAACTATCGACTCATCACCTTGGTAGATTACGAAAAACAAAAAGTTTTTATCCGCCATGTCCTCACCCATGCAGAATATGATAAGGAGGACTGGAAAAATGACGACTGGTACACATAA
- the cimA gene encoding citramalate synthase, which yields MTPDTSKEKIWIYDTTLRDGAQREGLSLSLEDKLRIAHQLDRLGIPFIEGGWPGANPKDVQFFWKLKEEPLTQAEVVAFCSTRRPGTTAAEDSMLQAILAAGTRWVTIFGKSWDMHVTESLKTSLEENLAMIGDTIEYLRSQGRRVIYDAEHWFDGYKHNPEYALKTLESALAAGAEWLVFCDTNGGTLPHEIAQIVRDVVKAIENLTPSLPLSDIGEGEERTDFFSLHPLSDIREGDERTDFFPSLSLSDIREGDERTDFFPSLPLSDIREGDERTDFFPSLPLSDIGEGDERTDFFPLHPLPVDGEGDGGRGSSFPRLGIHTHNDSDTAVANALAAVMEGVRMVQGTINGYGERCGNANLCSLIPNLQLKLGYSCIKDEQLKQLTQASRFISEIANLAPDEHAAFVGLSAFAHKGGIHVSAVERNPLTYEHLEPEQVGNRRRIVISDQAGLSNVLAKARSFGIDLDKQNPTCRQILQRLKKLENEGYQFEAAEASFDLLMREALGQRQQFFELKGFRVHCDIVACDREKDCLPYALATIKVSVNGKDILEAAEGNGPVAALDASLRKALVNFYPAIAEFYLTDYKVRILNGDSGTSAKTRVLIESSNGHQRWTTVGVSSNILEASYQAVVEGLEYGLLLHSAAKVALTNS from the coding sequence ATGACCCCTGACACATCTAAAGAGAAAATTTGGATTTACGATACAACTCTCCGCGACGGCGCTCAGCGTGAAGGATTGTCTCTATCCTTAGAAGATAAATTGCGAATCGCCCACCAACTAGACCGACTGGGAATTCCTTTTATTGAAGGAGGATGGCCGGGGGCGAATCCGAAGGATGTGCAATTTTTCTGGAAACTGAAAGAAGAACCCCTGACTCAAGCAGAAGTGGTAGCTTTTTGCTCGACGCGACGACCGGGAACAACTGCCGCTGAGGATTCCATGCTGCAAGCGATTTTGGCGGCAGGGACTCGCTGGGTGACGATTTTTGGCAAATCCTGGGATATGCACGTCACAGAGAGTTTGAAGACGAGTTTAGAAGAGAATTTGGCGATGATCGGGGATACGATCGAGTATCTCCGCAGTCAGGGACGGCGTGTGATCTACGATGCCGAACATTGGTTTGATGGGTACAAGCACAATCCAGAATATGCTTTGAAGACGTTGGAAAGTGCTCTAGCAGCCGGTGCGGAATGGCTAGTTTTCTGCGACACCAACGGCGGCACTCTCCCCCACGAAATTGCCCAGATTGTTCGAGATGTCGTTAAGGCAATAGAAAACCTCACCCCCTCACTCCCCCTCTCCGATATCGGAGAGGGGGAAGAAAGGACGGATTTCTTCTCCTTACACCCCCTCTCCGATATCAGAGAGGGGGACGAAAGAACGGATTTCTTCCCCTCACTCTCCCTGTCCGATATCAGAGAGGGGGACGAAAGAACGGATTTCTTCCCCTCACTCCCCCTGTCCGATATCAGAGAGGGGGATGAAAGAACGGATTTCTTCCCCTCACTCCCCCTGTCCGATATCGGAGAGGGGGACGAAAGAACGGATTTCTTCCCCTTACACCCCCTCCCTGTTGACGGGGAGGGGGACGGGGGGAGAGGTTCTTCCTTCCCGCGATTGGGCATTCACACCCACAACGACTCAGACACAGCCGTTGCTAACGCCCTAGCCGCCGTGATGGAAGGTGTCAGAATGGTTCAAGGGACAATCAATGGCTACGGCGAACGCTGCGGCAATGCGAATCTTTGTTCTCTGATTCCCAATTTGCAACTAAAGTTAGGCTATTCCTGTATTAAAGATGAGCAACTAAAACAGCTAACTCAAGCCAGTCGGTTTATCAGCGAAATCGCCAATTTAGCACCCGACGAACACGCAGCTTTTGTAGGACTTTCTGCTTTTGCTCATAAAGGCGGCATCCATGTTAGTGCTGTTGAGCGCAACCCCCTGACTTACGAACACCTTGAGCCAGAACAGGTGGGCAACCGTCGCCGCATTGTTATTTCAGATCAAGCTGGATTGAGTAATGTTTTAGCAAAAGCCCGCAGTTTTGGCATCGATCTAGATAAGCAAAACCCAACTTGTCGTCAAATTCTCCAACGCCTCAAAAAATTGGAGAATGAAGGTTATCAATTTGAGGCAGCAGAAGCTAGTTTCGACTTACTTATGCGCGAAGCTTTAGGGCAACGGCAGCAGTTTTTTGAACTCAAAGGTTTTCGAGTACATTGTGATATTGTGGCCTGCGATCGCGAAAAAGACTGCCTTCCTTATGCGCTAGCTACTATCAAAGTGTCTGTGAATGGCAAAGATATTTTGGAAGCGGCAGAAGGAAATGGGCCGGTTGCCGCCTTGGATGCCTCTCTACGCAAAGCTTTGGTGAATTTCTATCCGGCGATCGCAGAGTTTTACCTCACAGATTATAAGGTGCGGATTCTCAACGGAGACAGCGGTACTTCTGCGAAAACTCGCGTTTTGATTGAGTCTAGCAACGGTCATCAACGTTGGACAACGGTGGGAGTTTCCAGCAATATTTTGGAAGCTTCCTATCAGGCGGTGGTAGAAGGTTTGGAGTATGGTTTGCTGCTCCATTCTGCCGCAAAGGTTGCGTTGACTAATTCATAG
- the psb34 gene encoding photosystem II assembly protein Psb34, translated as MPYIKEDGGLLNNFAIEPKIYEATPPSKTEQRNYVIMGAAALALVGSLIFVAVSVSGVS; from the coding sequence ATGCCCTACATTAAAGAAGATGGCGGTCTGCTGAACAACTTTGCGATCGAGCCAAAAATCTACGAGGCAACCCCTCCAAGCAAAACCGAACAGCGTAACTATGTGATTATGGGTGCGGCTGCTCTAGCTCTAGTAGGTAGTCTGATCTTCGTGGCTGTCTCGGTTTCGGGCGTCAGCTAA
- a CDS encoding ParA family protein: MPRIIAIANGKGGVGKTTTAVNLAATFSEKTRVLLVDADIQGSATWWVERNREKWGFDLAQETDPKLLSGLSKIEGYDLVVVDTPPALHSEALAAVVAIADYLLLPTPPAPMDLAVLIETVREAVTPVGIAHRVLLTRVDSRSLGEALEAQNTLMELGIPACNAFVRAYKAHERAALEGVPITQWRGNNAREAQADYRRVANELQRDWRK; encoded by the coding sequence GTGCCAAGAATAATTGCGATCGCCAACGGTAAGGGAGGAGTAGGCAAAACTACTACAGCAGTCAATTTGGCTGCCACCTTCTCGGAGAAAACACGGGTTCTTCTAGTGGATGCAGATATTCAAGGTTCTGCTACTTGGTGGGTTGAGCGCAATCGGGAAAAATGGGGCTTTGACTTAGCTCAAGAGACAGACCCAAAACTTTTGAGTGGTTTAAGCAAGATAGAAGGGTATGATTTAGTAGTGGTGGATACACCTCCGGCGCTGCATTCGGAAGCATTAGCGGCAGTTGTGGCGATCGCAGATTACCTCCTTTTGCCCACACCACCAGCGCCAATGGATCTGGCTGTACTGATTGAGACAGTACGGGAAGCAGTCACGCCGGTTGGAATTGCCCATCGGGTGCTTCTGACTAGGGTGGATTCCCGAAGTTTGGGAGAAGCCCTAGAGGCGCAAAACACCCTCATGGAGTTAGGAATACCCGCCTGCAATGCCTTTGTCCGTGCCTACAAAGCCCACGAACGAGCAGCGCTTGAGGGGGTTCCTATTACTCAGTGGCGAGGCAATAATGCACGGGAAGCTCAAGCAGATTACCGCCGCGTGGCTAATGAATTACAGCGTGATTGGAGAAAATGA
- the thiO gene encoding glycine oxidase ThiO, translating to MNIPSDILIIGGGIVGLSLAIELKLRKTNVTVLTRDFQQAAAHAAAGMLAPQAEKIPPGPMLDLCLHSRAIYSDWTRKLEQISGLETGYWPCGILAPVYRSGEQQRKEECPVSIWLDREAIHKHQPGLSSEVVGGWWYPEDAQVDNRALARALWAAARELGVNMSEGVNVEKIHIQNRQVTCVKTSAGDWQAERYVLATGAWANELLPVPVYPKKGQMLSVRSTSSTLGLKQVLFGEEIYIVPRRDGTIVIGATSEDVGFAHNNTPAGMQALLARAIRLYPELQHFPILEFWWGFRPATPDELPILGSSAYDNLILATGHYRNGILLAPITALLIADLILDRNCDRLLNHFHYSRFTNN from the coding sequence ATGAATATACCAAGCGACATTCTGATTATCGGCGGTGGGATTGTTGGGCTATCACTTGCGATCGAACTCAAACTACGCAAAACAAATGTCACCGTTCTGACGCGAGACTTTCAGCAAGCTGCCGCCCACGCCGCCGCCGGAATGCTAGCACCCCAAGCCGAAAAAATACCACCAGGCCCGATGCTCGATTTGTGCCTGCACAGTCGAGCAATATATTCTGATTGGACAAGAAAACTAGAACAAATCAGCGGTTTAGAAACCGGATACTGGCCTTGTGGTATTCTAGCTCCAGTTTATAGGTCTGGGGAGCAACAACGCAAGGAAGAATGTCCTGTTAGCATTTGGTTAGATAGGGAAGCCATTCATAAACATCAGCCTGGACTGAGTTCGGAAGTTGTCGGTGGATGGTGGTATCCTGAAGACGCACAAGTCGATAATCGTGCTTTAGCAAGAGCATTGTGGGCAGCAGCACGCGAATTGGGCGTTAATATGAGCGAAGGCGTAAATGTTGAAAAAATCCACATCCAAAATCGGCAAGTTACTTGTGTAAAAACCTCTGCCGGAGATTGGCAAGCCGAACGCTATGTTTTAGCAACTGGTGCTTGGGCAAATGAATTATTGCCAGTGCCAGTATATCCCAAAAAGGGACAAATGCTCTCAGTGCGATCGACATCATCCACTCTGGGTTTAAAACAGGTTTTGTTTGGGGAGGAAATTTACATTGTGCCGCGTCGGGATGGCACAATTGTCATAGGAGCTACTAGCGAAGATGTCGGTTTCGCACATAATAATACTCCAGCGGGGATGCAAGCATTACTGGCACGAGCGATCCGACTTTATCCAGAATTACAACATTTTCCCATTCTAGAATTTTGGTGGGGATTTCGACCGGCAACACCCGATGAATTACCCATTCTCGGCTCTAGTGCCTACGACAATTTGATTTTAGCCACAGGACACTATCGCAATGGTATTTTACTAGCTCCTATTACCGCTTTGCTAATTGCAGATTTGATTTTAGATCGAAATTGCGATCGGCTTCTGAATCATTTTCACTACTCCAGGTTCACAAACAATTAG
- a CDS encoding 2Fe-2S iron-sulfur cluster-binding protein, translating into MPKITAQGKTFECASGANLRKVLLENDIALYNDKAKVVNCHGFGTCGTCAVKVEGQVSEASWREKTRLGLPPHSPAKNLRLACQTKVLGDVNVTKFDGMWGQGDRTVWTPQG; encoded by the coding sequence ATGCCAAAGATAACTGCACAAGGAAAGACTTTTGAATGCGCTTCTGGCGCGAATCTCCGTAAAGTTTTGTTAGAAAATGACATTGCTTTGTACAACGATAAAGCCAAAGTGGTGAACTGTCATGGCTTCGGCACTTGTGGCACCTGTGCCGTTAAGGTGGAAGGGCAGGTTTCCGAGGCTAGCTGGCGGGAGAAAACGCGGCTAGGTCTTCCTCCCCATTCTCCCGCGAAAAACCTCCGTTTAGCCTGTCAAACCAAAGTTTTAGGTGATGTAAACGTGACAAAATTTGATGGTATGTGGGGGCAGGGCGATCGCACCGTGTGGACACCCCAGGGATAA
- a CDS encoding thiazole synthase has product MQTLDKSTPQTNDLSSLDCPLTIAGKTFKSRLMTGTGKYRSIREMQHSIIASGCEIVTVAVRRVQTNAPGHEGLAEALDWTKIWMLPNTAGCQTAEDAIRVARLGREMAKLLGQEDNNFVKLEVIPDSKYLLPDPIGTLEAAEKLVKEGFAVLPYINADPLLAKRLQEVGCVTVMPLGSPIGSGQGIKNAANIEIIIDNATVPVVVDAGIGTPSEAAAAMEMGADALLINTAIAQAQNSAAMARAMGMATEAGRLAYLAGRIPVKAYASASSPLTGKITG; this is encoded by the coding sequence ATGCAAACTTTAGACAAATCAACGCCACAAACAAACGATCTAAGTTCTTTAGATTGCCCCCTCACCATCGCCGGAAAAACTTTTAAATCCCGCCTGATGACGGGAACTGGCAAATATCGCAGCATAAGAGAAATGCAGCATAGCATCATCGCCAGCGGTTGCGAAATCGTCACCGTTGCCGTGCGGCGAGTGCAAACCAACGCCCCCGGACACGAAGGACTCGCCGAAGCTCTAGACTGGACTAAAATTTGGATGTTGCCCAACACCGCAGGCTGTCAAACTGCTGAAGATGCCATCCGCGTAGCCAGATTAGGACGGGAAATGGCTAAACTCTTAGGGCAAGAGGACAATAACTTTGTCAAATTAGAAGTTATTCCCGACTCCAAGTATTTATTGCCAGATCCCATCGGCACTCTAGAGGCCGCTGAGAAGCTTGTGAAAGAAGGCTTTGCTGTTTTGCCCTACATCAATGCTGACCCACTGCTGGCAAAACGCTTGCAAGAAGTCGGCTGCGTTACCGTCATGCCTCTCGGTTCTCCCATCGGTTCGGGACAGGGAATCAAAAATGCTGCCAATATCGAGATAATTATTGACAATGCAACGGTTCCTGTGGTAGTCGATGCCGGTATTGGAACGCCCAGCGAAGCAGCAGCGGCAATGGAGATGGGGGCAGATGCGTTGTTAATTAATACTGCCATAGCCCAAGCTCAGAATTCCGCCGCGATGGCACGGGCGATGGGTATGGCTACCGAAGCAGGACGTCTCGCTTATTTGGCTGGGAGAATTCCGGTGAAAGCTTATGCCAGTGCAAGTTCGCCCCTAACTGGCAAAATTACTGGGTAG
- a CDS encoding DEAD/DEAH box helicase, with protein MNRSRTKAELDLNTLFPFELDKFQLDAIAALNDDRSVVVCAPTGSGKTLIGEYAIYRALARNRRVLYTTPLKALSNQKCRDFSEQFGVENVGLLTGDMSINREAPILVMTTEIFRNMLYGTPIGEVGTSLVGVEAVVLDECHYMNDRQRGTVWEESIIYCPHEIQLLALSATVANSEQLTDWIGQVHGPTDLIYSDFRPVPLEFNFCSPKGLFPLLNDDQTKINLRLKPKGAQGKQGGGKRPESPSLSFVLSQLQARDMLPAIYFIFSRRGCDQAVEDVGDFSLVNKAETQQLKQRIDEFLARHPEAGRVGQIEPLYRGIAAHHAGILPTWKGFVEELFQLGLIKVVFATETLAAGINMPARTTVISTLSKRTDRGHRLLNASEFLQMAGRAGRRGMDERGYVVTLQTPFEGAKEAAYLATSKPDPLVSQFTPSYGMVLNLLQTHTIQQAKALVERSFGQYLATLTLRPQQQAIAEREAELAKYQSELGKFDPAVLANYEKLQQRLRVEKQLLKTLQQQSASMQASDMALALNFAVAGTILSLKGKHIPVPNPISATLVNKIPGPGQSPYLICLGQDNRWYVVGTVDVVGFHAELPRIAAVDRLEGPPPDLTMKLGSVRSGTEASASVARAIPSPPSPEDPPEVVAQAHRVKAVEAQLDAHPIHQWGNPAALLKRFRRMLSLQEEISDRQEKLDLQTQRHWDEFLDLIEILQGFGCLEGLLPTRMGQAAAAIRGDNELWLGLALMSGEFDDLDPHHLAGACAALVTETPRPDSRTNFDPAPEVEEAIDKLRNLRRQLFQLQRRHNVAMPVWLEDDLIGLVEQWALGVDWVHLCENTSLDEGDVVRMLRRTLDFLSQIPHVPYLPDSLKRNASRAIQLMDRFPVNEIVG; from the coding sequence GTGAACCGTTCGCGTACAAAAGCAGAGCTTGACCTGAATACATTATTCCCATTTGAGCTGGATAAATTCCAGCTAGATGCGATCGCGGCATTGAATGACGATCGCTCAGTCGTAGTTTGTGCCCCCACAGGTTCGGGAAAAACATTAATTGGAGAATACGCCATTTACCGTGCCTTAGCGCGGAACAGAAGGGTGCTGTACACTACCCCCCTCAAAGCCCTTTCCAACCAAAAGTGCCGCGACTTCAGCGAGCAGTTTGGGGTTGAGAATGTGGGACTGCTAACCGGGGATATGTCCATCAACCGGGAAGCCCCCATCTTGGTGATGACTACAGAAATCTTCCGCAATATGCTTTACGGCACGCCAATAGGGGAAGTCGGCACATCCTTAGTTGGCGTCGAAGCAGTAGTGCTGGATGAGTGTCACTACATGAACGATCGGCAGCGGGGTACAGTTTGGGAAGAGTCGATCATCTATTGTCCCCACGAGATTCAATTACTGGCACTTTCTGCCACAGTCGCCAACAGCGAACAGCTGACCGACTGGATCGGCCAGGTTCACGGGCCAACCGACCTGATTTACTCAGACTTCCGCCCCGTACCCTTGGAATTTAACTTCTGTTCTCCCAAAGGGCTATTTCCCCTGCTCAACGATGACCAAACCAAAATAAACCTTCGCCTCAAACCCAAAGGCGCACAAGGGAAACAAGGGGGCGGCAAACGACCGGAAAGTCCCAGTTTATCGTTTGTACTGAGCCAATTGCAGGCACGGGATATGCTACCGGCAATTTACTTTATCTTCAGTCGCCGGGGCTGCGACCAGGCAGTGGAAGATGTGGGGGATTTCAGTCTGGTTAACAAAGCAGAAACTCAACAGCTAAAACAGCGAATTGACGAATTTTTGGCACGCCACCCAGAAGCTGGTCGAGTTGGGCAGATCGAACCGCTTTATCGGGGCATTGCCGCCCACCACGCTGGCATTTTGCCCACCTGGAAAGGCTTTGTAGAAGAACTGTTCCAACTGGGTTTGATTAAAGTGGTGTTTGCCACGGAAACGTTGGCAGCGGGGATAAATATGCCCGCCCGGACAACAGTAATTTCGACGCTCTCCAAACGGACCGATCGCGGACATCGATTGCTGAACGCCTCTGAATTCTTGCAAATGGCCGGTCGGGCTGGGCGTCGGGGAATGGACGAAAGAGGCTATGTGGTGACGCTGCAAACACCCTTTGAAGGGGCAAAAGAAGCAGCTTACCTAGCAACATCCAAGCCCGATCCTTTAGTCAGCCAGTTTACCCCCAGCTATGGTATGGTGCTGAACCTGCTACAAACGCACACCATCCAACAGGCGAAAGCACTCGTAGAACGCAGTTTCGGTCAGTATCTGGCGACATTGACGCTCAGACCCCAACAGCAAGCGATCGCCGAGCGAGAGGCTGAGTTGGCCAAATATCAGTCAGAATTGGGAAAGTTTGACCCCGCCGTCTTGGCTAATTATGAAAAATTACAACAGCGACTCAGGGTAGAAAAGCAGTTGTTGAAAACGCTGCAACAGCAGTCTGCCTCTATGCAGGCGAGCGATATGGCTCTGGCCCTCAATTTTGCGGTAGCAGGAACAATACTCAGCCTCAAAGGCAAGCACATACCCGTGCCTAACCCCATCTCAGCAACATTAGTAAATAAAATACCAGGCCCAGGACAAAGCCCGTACCTGATCTGTTTGGGGCAGGATAACCGCTGGTATGTGGTGGGGACGGTAGATGTGGTTGGTTTTCATGCGGAATTGCCCCGCATTGCCGCTGTCGATCGCTTGGAGGGGCCACCGCCCGATCTGACCATGAAACTCGGTAGCGTGCGTAGTGGTACGGAAGCTAGCGCCTCTGTCGCTCGTGCGATCCCCTCACCACCGTCGCCTGAAGATCCCCCAGAAGTGGTGGCTCAAGCCCACCGAGTTAAGGCAGTAGAAGCGCAACTGGACGCTCACCCCATCCATCAGTGGGGCAATCCAGCCGCGCTGCTCAAACGTTTCCGTCGTATGCTTAGTTTGCAAGAGGAAATAAGCGATCGCCAAGAAAAACTCGATCTCCAAACCCAACGGCACTGGGATGAATTCCTCGACTTGATTGAAATTTTGCAAGGGTTTGGCTGCTTGGAGGGATTGCTGCCAACTCGCATGGGACAAGCGGCTGCGGCAATTCGCGGCGATAACGAGCTATGGCTGGGATTGGCGCTGATGTCGGGAGAATTTGACGATTTAGACCCCCATCACCTGGCAGGGGCTTGTGCCGCCCTAGTCACCGAAACACCCCGCCCAGATTCCCGAACAAACTTCGATCCCGCTCCAGAAGTGGAGGAAGCTATAGACAAATTGCGAAATTTGCGCCGCCAGCTATTCCAGCTTCAGCGTCGTCACAATGTTGCAATGCCAGTATGGTTAGAGGATGATTTAATTGGCTTGGTGGAACAATGGGCTTTGGGTGTGGATTGGGTGCATCTGTGCGAAAACACTTCTTTAGATGAGGGAGATGTGGTGCGGATGTTACGCAGAACGTTAGATTTCCTTTCGCAAATACCTCACGTACCCTATTTGCCAGATTCATTGAAGCGAAATGCCAGCCGCGCCATCCAATTGATGGATCGGTTCCCAGTTAATGAGATTGTGGGCTAA
- a CDS encoding glycoside hydrolase family 10 protein, translating into MRSQKSQVTIDKSKSKKQKTKLEYLFPLFLLPFYLVPWLYLGMRIPFSAAAAQGIRLGVVRSPDNATQWSGITTRLSESGVSYCVVDLEKIKNVADLNGVSVLFLPNVESLTQEQTLALEAWMSKGGRAIASGPVGNLSPPGVRQMLRSLLGAYWAFPLSEPEALQPLRTRTQEWVRQELTGTIHGGVIIPTSLNSQTAATWTISDSPPAVVTTNRATFLGWRWGVNTAASAQLDLGWLKAALSRYGNIAQAGVSPPPTSANCVAPGALPNVAAAPRPTPTTAVRGSGGAGVQRGRGAEGQRGRGAEGQRGRGAEGQRGRGAESSPSSLAPSPYSLAPSPVDPTERVATAGIRVAPNGEPIAPQEAIAMRQELQNLLGRVESAILAVNSASLNPGVQVAGGAAEQGKKETIPISSSSTVASTSPISTQNTALGTLQNARDVLQSLPQLIAKRDYATARSQWLQARSNLWNLYPTSSPIVQSEIRAIWLDRGSIVQAGSERGLAKIFDGLAQAGINTVFFETVNAGYTIYPSQVAPEQNPLTKGWDPLAAAVKLAHERGMELHAWVWTFAVGNQRHNAILNQPADYPGPIISAHPDWANYDNQGRMIPAGQTKPFLDPANPEVRRYLLSLCDEILSRYNVDGLHLDYIRYPFQDPSRGSVYGYGKAARQLFQEMAGVDPMKISPSNRPMWQKWTEFRTSQINSFVAEVSHMARQRRPNLIMSAAVFGYPVQERIQKLQQNWEVWAKRGDVDLVMPMAYAQDTNRFSQLAAPWLSNPDLSSTLVLPGILLLNLPEISAIDQIQFVRDLPNGGYSLFAFEHFSDRLRSIFNRTQGNNGATSKEPIPYRQPFAASASIFASLQREWGFLLQTNQLQMAEGMRSPFSTQGSALSTALNQLAQQPNPTNFAAAKNSLKSFRSQFRNWMSQHSTQNSYQVQTWDNRLANLEKLLNYGERVLLNRPNSSATKR; encoded by the coding sequence GTGAGGAGTCAGAAGTCACAAGTCACAATTGACAAATCAAAAAGTAAAAAGCAAAAGACAAAACTGGAATATCTTTTTCCTCTGTTTCTTTTACCTTTTTACCTCGTTCCCTGGCTCTACCTGGGAATGCGTATCCCTTTTTCTGCTGCGGCAGCGCAAGGTATCCGCTTGGGCGTGGTACGTAGCCCCGATAATGCTACCCAATGGAGCGGCATTACGACTCGCTTAAGCGAGAGCGGAGTGTCATATTGTGTGGTTGACCTGGAAAAAATTAAAAATGTGGCAGATTTGAACGGCGTGTCGGTTCTGTTCTTGCCGAATGTGGAAAGCTTGACTCAGGAGCAGACTCTAGCTCTAGAAGCGTGGATGAGTAAAGGCGGTCGTGCGATCGCGAGCGGGCCTGTGGGCAACCTCTCCCCGCCGGGAGTTCGCCAAATGTTACGCAGTCTTTTGGGTGCTTACTGGGCTTTTCCTCTCTCGGAACCAGAGGCGCTACAACCCCTGCGTACCAGAACTCAGGAGTGGGTGCGACAGGAACTTACCGGCACTATCCACGGCGGCGTGATCATTCCCACCAGTTTGAACAGTCAAACAGCTGCCACCTGGACAATAAGTGACTCTCCTCCAGCAGTTGTGACGACTAACCGCGCCACTTTTTTAGGCTGGCGCTGGGGCGTCAATACTGCGGCTAGCGCTCAGCTGGATCTGGGTTGGCTAAAGGCGGCTCTAAGCCGTTACGGCAATATCGCCCAGGCTGGAGTGTCACCTCCCCCAACTTCCGCTAATTGCGTCGCTCCTGGCGCTTTACCCAACGTTGCAGCCGCTCCCAGACCGACACCGACGACGGCGGTGCGGGGGAGCGGGGGAGCGGGGGTGCAGAGGGGCAGAGGGGCGGAGGGGCAGAGGGGCAGAGGAGCAGAGGGGCAGAGGGGCAGAGGGGCAGAGGGGCAGAGGGGCAGAGGGGCAGAATCTTCTCCCTCTTCCCTAGCCCCTAGCCCCTACTCCCTAGCCCCTTCCCCAGTTGACCCGACCGAACGGGTGGCGACTGCTGGGATTCGCGTTGCACCAAATGGAGAACCGATCGCGCCTCAAGAAGCGATCGCTATGCGCCAAGAACTACAAAACCTCCTTGGTCGCGTGGAAAGCGCCATTTTGGCTGTTAACTCCGCCAGTCTCAACCCAGGAGTGCAGGTTGCTGGGGGAGCGGCGGAGCAGGGGAAAAAAGAAACTATCCCCATCAGCTCTTCTTCAACAGTCGCCTCTACTTCTCCAATTAGCACTCAAAACACAGCACTTGGCACTTTACAAAATGCACGGGATGTGCTACAGTCTCTACCCCAATTGATTGCGAAAAGAGACTATGCCACTGCTAGAAGTCAATGGCTGCAAGCACGGTCTAACCTCTGGAACCTTTACCCAACCTCTAGCCCTATAGTTCAATCGGAAATCCGGGCAATCTGGCTCGATCGCGGTTCGATCGTTCAAGCAGGCTCAGAACGCGGCTTAGCCAAGATTTTTGATGGGCTCGCTCAAGCGGGAATTAATACCGTCTTTTTTGAAACGGTCAATGCAGGCTACACCATTTACCCCAGTCAAGTCGCGCCCGAACAGAACCCGCTGACTAAAGGTTGGGACCCTCTAGCTGCCGCCGTTAAGTTAGCTCACGAGCGGGGTATGGAATTGCACGCCTGGGTTTGGACTTTTGCAGTTGGCAACCAGCGTCACAATGCCATTCTCAACCAACCGGCTGACTATCCCGGCCCAATTATCTCGGCTCATCCCGATTGGGCTAATTACGATAACCAAGGCCGGATGATTCCGGCGGGACAGACAAAGCCGTTCCTAGACCCGGCAAATCCTGAAGTGCGGCGCTATTTACTCAGTTTGTGCGATGAAATCCTCAGCCGCTATAACGTGGATGGCTTGCATCTCGACTACATTCGCTACCCGTTTCAAGACCCCAGTCGGGGATCGGTCTACGGATATGGGAAAGCGGCGCGTCAGCTATTTCAGGAAATGGCTGGTGTTGACCCGATGAAGATTTCTCCTAGCAATCGCCCAATGTGGCAAAAGTGGACTGAGTTTCGTACCAGTCAAATTAATTCTTTCGTGGCAGAAGTTTCCCACATGGCACGCCAGCGCCGCCCCAATTTAATTATGTCGGCTGCTGTTTTTGGGTATCCCGTACAGGAACGAATTCAAAAGTTGCAACAAAATTGGGAAGTTTGGGCAAAAAGAGGCGATGTGGATTTGGTGATGCCGATGGCTTATGCTCAGGATACGAATCGTTTTTCCCAACTTGCTGCACCCTGGCTCAGTAACCCGGATTTAAGCTCGACTCTGGTATTGCCAGGTATTTTGCTTTTAAATCTGCCGGAAATAAGTGCGATCGATCAAATTCAGTTTGTCAGGGATCTGCCAAACGGCGGTTACTCGCTATTTGCCTTCGAGCATTTTAGCGATCGACTGCGATCGATTTTCAATCGCACCCAAGGCAACAACGGGGCTACGTCAAAAGAACCGATTCCCTACCGTCAGCCTTTCGCCGCCTCGGCTTCTATTTTCGCCTCTCTCCAGCGGGAATGGGGTTTTCTGCTGCAAACAAACCAACTTCAGATGGCAGAGGGAATGCGATCGCCTTTTAGCACTCAAGGGTCAGCACTTTCAACTGCTTTAAATCAACTAGCTCAACAGCCAAATCCCACTAATTTCGCAGCAGCAAAGAATTCTTTAAAATCATTTCGTTCGCAGTTTCGCAACTGGATGAGCCAGCATTCTACGCAGAATTCCTATCAAGTTCAAACTTGGGATAACCGTCTAGCTAATTTGGAAAAACTATTGAATTATGGTGAACGAGTTTTATTGAATCGACCAAACTCTTCTGCGACAAAAAGATAA